Proteins encoded together in one Kitasatospora albolonga window:
- a CDS encoding isopentenyl-diphosphate delta-isomerase, with translation MPTTPATATHSSSNGTAEAIMLELVDENGTTIGTAEKLAAHQAPGQLHRAFSVFLFDEQGRLLLQRRALGKYHSPGVWSNTCCGHPYPGEAPFAAAARRTYEELGIAPSLLAEAGTVRYNHPDPASGLVEQEFNHLFVGMAQEELKPDPEEVGETAFVTAAELARRHAQAPFSAWFMTVLDAARPAIRELTGPSAGW, from the coding sequence ATGCCGACCACACCAGCCACCGCGACGCACAGCTCGTCGAACGGCACCGCAGAAGCGATCATGCTCGAACTGGTCGACGAGAACGGCACCACCATCGGCACCGCGGAGAAGCTGGCGGCCCACCAGGCCCCCGGGCAGCTGCACCGCGCGTTCTCCGTCTTCCTCTTCGACGAGCAGGGCCGGCTGCTGCTCCAGCGCAGGGCGCTGGGCAAGTACCACTCCCCCGGTGTCTGGTCGAACACCTGCTGCGGGCACCCCTACCCGGGCGAGGCCCCCTTCGCGGCGGCCGCCCGGCGTACGTACGAGGAGCTGGGGATCGCGCCCTCGCTGCTCGCGGAGGCGGGCACGGTCCGCTACAACCACCCGGACCCGGCCTCGGGCCTGGTGGAGCAGGAGTTCAACCACCTGTTCGTGGGGATGGCGCAGGAGGAGCTGAAGCCCGATCCCGAGGAGGTCGGCGAGACGGCCTTCGTGACGGCGGCGGAGCTCGCCCGGCGTCATGCGCAGGCGCCGTTCTCGGCGTGGTTCATGACGGTGCTGGACGCGGCGCGTCCGGCGATCCGTGAGCTGACGGGGCCGTCCGCGGGCTGGTGA
- a CDS encoding transferase, whose protein sequence is MTDHTDDASHTEAFFTLHHRLPRQSPGSDATTRRLLALAGPLPDRPRVLDLGCGPGRAALLLAAEAGAEVTAVDLHQPFLDELREAADARGLGDRIRTVRADMGDLTGPAFPPGSFDLIWAEGSAYCIGFATAVRDWQRLLAPGGAMVVSECVWTTDTPSAGARAFWDRNGSLRTLPETTAAAVAAGCTVPAVLLQPDSDWDAYYVPLAERVESADPAAPGMEWALAATREELAVRRAYGAEYGYAAYVLRPADPRWTTRPETAADREAVRAVNTAAFPTPDEAGLVDALRADADAWLPELSYVAEAPDGSVAAYALLTRCRIGDAPALALAPVATSPAYQRQGAGQAVVRAALDAARVRGEALVVVLGDPAYYTRFGCVPASRYGIRPGFAVPDEAMMALVLDGSVPVPAGMIRYPAAFGV, encoded by the coding sequence TTGACCGACCACACCGACGACGCCTCGCACACCGAGGCGTTCTTCACCCTGCACCACCGTCTCCCCCGGCAGAGCCCCGGCTCCGACGCCACCACGCGTCGGCTGCTCGCTCTGGCCGGTCCGCTTCCCGACCGTCCGCGCGTCCTCGACCTGGGCTGCGGTCCCGGCCGGGCCGCCCTGCTGCTCGCCGCCGAGGCGGGCGCCGAGGTGACCGCGGTCGACCTGCACCAGCCGTTCCTGGACGAGCTGCGCGAGGCGGCCGACGCCCGCGGCCTCGGCGACCGCATCCGTACGGTCCGCGCGGACATGGGCGACCTCACCGGCCCCGCGTTCCCGCCCGGCTCCTTCGACCTGATCTGGGCCGAGGGCTCGGCGTACTGCATCGGCTTCGCCACCGCCGTACGGGACTGGCAGCGGCTGCTCGCCCCGGGCGGCGCGATGGTGGTCTCCGAGTGCGTCTGGACCACCGACACCCCCTCGGCCGGGGCGCGCGCGTTCTGGGACCGCAACGGCTCCCTGCGCACCCTGCCCGAGACCACCGCGGCGGCCGTCGCCGCGGGCTGCACGGTCCCGGCCGTGCTGCTCCAGCCCGACAGCGACTGGGACGCGTACTACGTCCCGCTCGCCGAGCGGGTGGAGAGCGCCGATCCGGCGGCTCCCGGCATGGAGTGGGCGCTCGCGGCCACCCGTGAGGAGCTGGCGGTACGGCGTGCGTACGGCGCGGAGTACGGCTACGCCGCGTACGTGCTGCGCCCGGCCGACCCCCGCTGGACCACCCGGCCGGAGACGGCGGCGGACCGGGAGGCCGTGCGCGCGGTCAACACGGCCGCGTTCCCGACCCCGGACGAGGCCGGGCTCGTGGACGCCCTGCGGGCCGACGCGGACGCCTGGCTGCCGGAGCTGTCGTACGTCGCCGAGGCGCCGGACGGGTCCGTGGCGGCGTACGCGCTGCTGACCCGGTGCCGGATCGGGGACGCCCCGGCGCTCGCGCTGGCCCCGGTGGCCACCTCGCCCGCATACCAGCGGCAGGGGGCCGGGCAGGCCGTGGTGCGGGCGGCGCTCGATGCGGCCCGGGTGCGCGGAGAGGCGCTGGTGGTGGTGCTCGGCGATCCCGCGTACTACACGCGCTTCGGTTGCGTACCGGCGTCCCGTTACGGAATCCGGCCCGGTTTCGCGGTGCCGGACGAGGCGATGATGGCGCTGGTGCTGGACGGTTCCGTCCCGGTTCCGGCGGGCATGATCCGCTATCCGGCGGCCTTCGGGGTCTGA